In the genome of Primulina eburnea isolate SZY01 chromosome 13, ASM2296580v1, whole genome shotgun sequence, the window ACAACATTTGTTATCGATTTTCCCAACTTCAGCACTCAGGTGTGAAACTATGATCCCTTAGGACGTCCTGACAATAATCATAAACCTTGTAGTTGTTTTGTACCCAGTCCAGTGCGGCATTCTGGCGGCGGCTCAGCCCTCCTGACCTCGAAGGATGACCGGAGACTGGGCGGCACTGGACCAGACCATTGGGTTCACAACCACTTATCTTGAAATCGTTGTACTGGCTAACAAAGGGTTGGTAACTGTAGTCAGCTTTGTATTTCCCATTTTCTGTGGCCCACGAAGAAGCATCCCATATTGATCCGTACACCCACATGGGCCTCGACGGAAAGGTGTCGTCATTTTTCCTCGGGTACCTTCTTATTGGCACATCATCCACAAAGAAACTGTATTTACCAATATATTATATAGTTATACAATTTATTAGAGGGAAATGAGACAAAATGAATTATTTGCATGGAGAAAGGGTTGTGTCATTCACGAGTCATGAAATGAACGGTCATGAACTTGTCCTTTCCAAGTTCACGGGGGTGTTCATTGTTTACTTTTCAGGCTGTGTTTTGCTTGTTGGACCTGAAAGTAATagcttttatattttatgagaaggaaaattttcaattttgatCCAACATGTATATCTCATAGCGATTTTgataatctatatatatatatagtttcaaattttagttttagtCTTGCATATTTCAATTTTGACTATTTCAATCCCAATTAGCATTCCTGAAGTACCGTGTCACATCAACATcatgtaaaaataataactaAAATGGATATATCGATATGCCTCTTGATAAATCTGCACTACAAAAAAAATGagatacgacaacggtttttaattaGAGTACTCGTGTTGGTCGCAGTAGACATAAGCAACCAAACTCATGAAACAAGTGTATGGTTTATGTCAGTCTCTCAGCTTTATCAGTGTTCTACAAATTCTTCCAAAACCGATGTAAGGTCGTTATATATTTGGCGTAACTTTCAGTTGTATATAGATACGAGTGTTGTGAATTAATTACTTTTTTTTTCTGCTATAAAACATACACATAATATCACGAGAAGGAAAATCGTGTTATTATTTGTATTATAAAATAGTAAATATGTGCGTGCATAGACATGCAATAGAACTTACATGATTTCATCTGAATCCCAAAAAATGGCATAATTGTGGAAATCTTTGGCGGGGTCGAACCAAAGGTTAAATTTCACTTCTCGGCCAATGATATTGTTTCCATCTCCACTCCCTCTATTGTAAACATTTGTTTGCAGCACGTAAGGCTTGTCTTCTGTTGTCCCAAGAAACTCTATGTCAATCTCATCATGGTTACCTGGATAATCTTCATTGTTCGAGAGCTGCCCGTGTATATAAAGAATTTTACCATTATCCATCAGATATACCgacaaatacacacacacacacacacacacacacacacacacacatatatatatatatatatatatatatatatatatatatatatatatatatatatataagcaagGAAGCAGAAGCTAGCCAGCCGGGATCAATGTACACTTACATAAAAGGATGTGATCACTCCAGCAGTATAGCCAGATTGGAGCTTCACAGAGGAACCAAAATAGCCAGACGAATACGGGCTAAGAGATTTAAATCCACTTCCTGTGGTTAAGAATTATCAAATTAAAGTAGCATGATAGAACACATTatgaaacacacacacacacacacacacacagagatatatatatatatatatatatatatatatatatatatatatatatatatatattgcgaATTATGCAGTGCATGTGTTATGTGTACCTGAGTTAATGTCGAGCCAAATAGTTAGAGTCCCTTGGTCGAGAGTCTGATGCTGAGGACCCCAAAGATTGGTGCACACTTGGTCGAATTCTGTGGAGCCAATTCTTCTGCTGGGGTAGTAGCCTGGAGACGGTGGGCCATTCACATTTGCCTTATTTGTTAAAAGAAACATCAAGATTAGGAAGAGAAGAGAGACAAGCTGGAGATGATCCATGGCGACAAAGTAAGATTGATGATTAATTAGCCTGTTTCGTTTAGAATTACTGGTTAGAGGGcttcgatatatatatatatataaaggtaAGGAGAATGTGTCATGGAATTGTATTGTGTGGTGCTATTGTAAATGGTATAGATAACAAGACTGCGAGGACCAACACCAATACTGATAAAGGAACTACTTCATACGTATAAATAACTATTATTTCACTTAAATTGTAAAATATTTAGAATTGTTAGTCCAAACTAGAAATTTAATCTAAAAATTTCATGCTTGATGTCGCATAAATCAAAACAAAATCAAACAGCATCAGGCTTGAACTTGACTCGTTTAAGATTGTTTGaagctcgagctcgattcaAACTTTTATTATCAGGCTTGAGCTCGGCTTTTCTTGAAATTACAAAGCTCGtgaaaagctcgagctcggcttgttaaaagctcgtttagcatGTTAATCAGTCTGGGCTCGAACTtgattcattaatagctcgtttagcATGTTTAACAAGACCGGCTTGAGTTCGGCTCTTTTTCGAACTCGTAAAGCATAGAATTGAGCTCGAGTTTGAGCTTTATTCGAACTTGgtaaaaattaaatacatttataaactaattttaaatcagaAAAATGTAAATTCATTCAAATATGTCTTGTGTTCAATTCTTTCTATTGACattagtactaatatttttatttgtcaactcaacaaatgagtcaAGCTCAAGCTTACAAGCCAACTAAATGAGTCGAgttcgagctcacgagccatctaaacgagccgaactcgagctcGCGGgcctattatcgaacatgtatGCGAAGTCACGAGCCTATTATCATTAGGCTTGGcttgatttgattaaattttcaAGCTCATAATCGAGCTTGAACTTAGCTTGATATGACtaacaaacgaactcaaacaaactttttatcgagccgagcttcAAATAATTCGCAAACAATTTgattcatttacatccctattaTCACATATATTTTATCAAGTGCTATAAATTAAATTCgaatagatatatatatttactttaTCCTAATTTGTCTTACTTTGCAGTACCAAAttaaatatgtttatgtttttatattttggtgtacaaataaatatacaaaaacgctattattcatatatatatatatatatatatatatatatatatatatatatatatatatatatatatatatatatatatatatatatataacactaTTCGCAAACTTTAAATACGTTAAAAAAAACTTTCGATGAAAGTCATAAATGTAGAATGAAAAGTCATTATCTTTTCATTACATAAATTCGTCACATGCTTGGCCTGAATATATAGTTTCATTTCACGGATCATATATATAATCACATCCAATGTATCCTCCtagttttaaaatatatacTCGTTAATCATAAAATGAATACATAGTATGCTAAATTTTTTATATCTGGAATCAGAGAGAACAAATTTAATAAATTCTGtaatttaaaacataatttCACATGATGCcagattttaaatattttttttttaactttgaaAACTCGCCGCCACAACTTTTTTGTGTGCTCTAGATAAACTAAAAAAGTCAATTCATTTGCACCGTTTGACATGATGCCAGAATATTGCTCGACCTGAGAATATCATTATTCACTATTAACTTGGTATTAAATGATTTGGTGATTGGTTTGGAgggaataaaataaaataaaataaaatgataaaaacttgtgtgagacgtttCTTTACTTtttttgtgaatattggtaggattgatccgtctcacagataaagattcataagatcgtctcacaaaaaacataCTCAAATTTTGGcgtattataataatattatctACTATATATGGAATCTTTTATTTTGCACAAGCAAAAACTTCTATAATCGAAAAATAGAAATAATAATGGAATGTTGCACAAAAAATGGTTCTATTTAATACGGCCGACATTTAGAGggcttaattaaaattaattattggcTATGAATCGTTTTCTGCGTTAACTTCAACATTATTTTAAGAGAAGAGGTGAGCACaaataattcaataaaaaaaggTAAGGGGCATGCATGCATCATCTCACGATCGTCTCGATtctagtttgacaaattaaAATTGCATTATTACCCTCAATTAttacaaaatatgtgtgagacggtctcacgggtcgtatttgtgagacaaatctcttatttgggtcatccatgaaaaaatattactttttatgctaagagtattattttttattggcaTATGAGTATGTttgaccgtctcacggattatatatatatatatatatatatatatatatatatatatatatatatatatatattgattatatCTTGCAGTaataatcaatatatatatatatatatacattatatCTTGCAGTaataatcaatatatatatatatatatatatatatatatatatatatatatatatatatatattatatatatatatatatatatatatatatatatatatatatatatatatatatattgattattACTGCAAGATATAATGTTTTAATTGtacaatatatataatttttcccaataaatcattttaataattttaattaagaaaaaatatttttaaaaatttaggaAGGAAGAAAAAAGGTTCCTATGGGCCGGTATCAGTTGATTATGATTTACATACCCaaatctattgttatgtattggaCTGTCCTAGATTAAACACCAATGCATGACCAGAGAATTATGTGATTCGGCAATGAATTGCCTATATATATCATCATCCACAGGAGAACAGCCACTTTACTGATCACGTCTCAAGTTTTGAGTTACAACGCATTTATCAAGAATTGAAGAATACAGAATGCGCTTTTTGATTCCTCAATCTCCTCGTGCTTTCTCTTCTCCGAATACTTGTACGATCCTTGATTTTTCTGTCAACCATTCAACTTGTATTGGCAGCTCAGCCTTTTGTAGCGCAGCAGTTCACAATCCCAACGGCCACTAGACAGTTGGTCTTCTTGTGAGTTATTTCTAGTTTTGGCCATAATTTGAAATAACTCCCCCTGCTTGAAGCTTGTTGCCCACCAACTTATTGGACACAAGTTTAACACTTTGGTTACTTGATGTGAATAATCCATTTATTGTAACAGATTGCTCCCTGAATTGGCCCAAGTGAAAGCGAGTGCATTAAGAAATTCAAATGATAGCATGCATCATGCATGAGTACGAAGGATAGATGGATGTGGGTGGATGAGAAGAAGGGATCTTACACGGTAATTATAAGTGGATATGAAGTTTTATTGAAACAAGGGAGTTGGTTCCAAATCTGGGCAGTATCAACTGGAAACTTTTGTGGAAGTTTCGTTTACCCGCCGAAGTTCGAATTCGAGGACTATTTCAACCTGTCTTTCTACTATGAAGGCACTGCAGGTCTGGAATGACAAATGTACTTCTCCAACAAAGATATATCAATTAGCTCTGGATCTCCATTTCAAACGGCAAGCAGCAAACCACCATCATTTACCCAACCATCACTCAATCCAACAGAATGGTGAGGGAAGTTGGCAAAGGCCTCCAAAAAATTCCTTGAAGTTCAATGCCCTCCACATATAGGATATGACTGCATAATTCAAAGATTCTCAAGGCGTAGTGACTGCATCAATCCATGGCAAAATGAATGGAAGTCAGAATCCAGCCATAGGAGAGAGTATGAGAATAAGAGAAGCACTTAGTTGGATAAAAAGTCTACATTTATCCAAGATCGTTATTGAATTTGATTAATCAAATTGATCATGATCATTCatgtttgaattttattattgaAGATTGTAACCTTGCGAGTTGCGAAGATGAGCGAATCAGGTTGTTCATACTTTAGCGGATGAATTATTTCATCACTTACTCTTATTTGAAATGTAATTATTCCCGATTTGTTTAATAATAATaccttatttattttttttaaaaaaattacaactCTTTTGGGCCTTAAGGTTGGTTAAGCTGTAAGTGGCCAGCCCAATTACAGATTCGTAGCGTAGCCCCAGAACTTTTCTCACCCCCCCGCTCGAGTCCTTGGCGAGTCAGTACTTCGTAAATATGCATCCTAAATTTCTATCCCTCTTTCTGGTTTTGGTCCCCAATTGGACATTTGATTTGCCGATAATTACGAGCATCAGTTGAGAATCTAACACGTAACAGAGATCGACCGCGAAATCGAGAGAGAAACACTTTATTTTACTGGGAATCGAATTGATAGAACAGAAATAATGGAAAAAATGATGAAGATATTGAAGCCCAAGCCGAATCCGCAGGAATTGCTCAGAGATTGGCAGCGTCGCCTTCGGCAAGAGTGCCGCAACATCGAACGCCAGATTCGAGGTGTTGCGTTGTTTAtaattttgttcagatattttttttcctttatttttggGGTTGACGAGTTATTTTTGTTGCTTTTATTAATGGGCTTGTTTAGACATACAGAAAGAAGAGAAGAATGTGCAGAAAGCCATCAAGGATGCTGCTAAAAGAAACGACATGGGTTCAGCTAAGGtattttagttaatttttttatgattaaagTATTGTTTTACGTTTAGTTTACATTTTTCTTTGTGATTAAAGTGATTATTGATGGTCACTTGGTGTTGGGGaaattgattgattgattgattgcTGCAGTAGAGAGATAATGGCATGGAGTTTGTGTTTGATTCACCCTACTGGGATATATCTTTATTTGTATGCAAAAGTACGATTTTGAGAAGTACATCAAATTTTGGAGAAGCTAACTCTTAGAGTTGGGCTACACAAATGTAGACTGAATGTCGGAATATTTTTTTTCTGATGTGCtgcattaataatttattatatcagGCCCTTGCAAAAGAACTTGTGAGATCTAGGAAAACTGTGAATCGCCTCTATGAAAACAAGGCCCAGTTGAATTCAATATCAATGCATCTTGGAGAAAGTGTTGGTATGATCGTCCTTTTATTTTTCACTTGTATATTGTTTTGAATAAGTGATGACTGGTTAGGCTTGTAACCTTGTGACCATCTTTCAAGAAGAGCTCGATGATATTGGCCCATTATTTGTGCTATATGAACTATTGTGAGATCTAGTGATCAAGGCAAGAAAATTTCTAGTTATATTCAGCTACGGCTAAGGATGGAGGAACATCTTTTGTACTTTTAATTCTAGATATCGTCATTTTTTTAAATGGCATTATACGTGTTATGCTATATGTGGAGTGGATCAAATATGTATATAGGAGTTGGATATATAGGGGCATCTTTTGTTAGCATACCCTTGATCTGCCTTGTTGAAAATGTAGGATGATGGTGTTAACTTTTGGCTAGATATATGATCGGGGCGTCATGGAGATTGTTGTGTTAATGCCTTGGCATCTTCTTACCTTAATGAACAAGCTGGCTTATATTTTTGCTGTTGAGATTTGTTTTGCTATCATCGCTTCAAGGTCTTAATCTATCATACCTTCTATTTGCAATGTACATAGTCTGCCAGATGAGAACCCGTTGTTTCTTTGTTGGCTCTTGTTATCTGAGAATTATGAACATTgtcacaaattatatatttgtattccAGTT includes:
- the LOC140809874 gene encoding probable xyloglucan endotransglucosylase/hydrolase protein 32 isoform X1, with protein sequence MDHLQLVSLLFLILMFLLTNKANVNGPPSPGYYPSRRIGSTEFDQVCTNLWGPQHQTLDQGTLTIWLDINSGSGFKSLSPYSSGYFGSSVKLQSGYTAGVITSFYLSNNEDYPGNHDEIDIEFLGTTEDKPYVLQTNVYNRGSGDGNNIIGREVKFNLWFDPAKDFHNYAIFWDSDEIIFFVDDVPIRRYPRKNDDTFPSRPMWVYGSIWDASSWATENGKYKADYSYQPFVSQYNDFKISGCEPNGLVQCRPVSGHPSRSGGLSRRQNAALDWVQNNYKVYDYCQDVLRDHSFTPEC
- the LOC140809874 gene encoding probable xyloglucan endotransglucosylase/hydrolase protein 32 isoform X3, whose amino-acid sequence is MDHLQLVSLLFLILMFLLTNKANVNGPPSPGYYPSRRIGSTEFDQVCTNLWGPQHQTLDQGTLTIWLDINSGSGFKSLSPYSSGYFGSSVKLQSGYTAGVITSFYLSNNEDYPGNHDEIDIEFLGTTEDKPYVLQTNVYNRGSGDGNNIIGREVKFNLWFDPAKDFHNYAIFWDSDEIMYPRKNDDTFPSRPMWVYGSIWDASSWATENGKYKADYSYQPFVSQYNDFKISGCEPNGLVQCRPVSGHPSRSGGLSRRQNAALDWVQNNYKVYDYCQDVLRDHSFTPEC
- the LOC140809874 gene encoding probable xyloglucan endotransglucosylase/hydrolase protein 32 isoform X2, giving the protein MDHLQLVSLLFLILMFLLTNKANVNGPPSPGYYPSRRIGSTEFDQVCTNLWGPQHQTLDQGTLTIWLDINSGSGFKSLSPYSSGYFGSSVKLQSGYTAGVITSFYLSNNEDYPGNHDEIDIEFLGTTEDKPYVLQTNVYNRGSGDGNNIIGREVKFNLWFDPAKDFHNYAIFWDSDEIIRYPRKNDDTFPSRPMWVYGSIWDASSWATENGKYKADYSYQPFVSQYNDFKISGCEPNGLVQCRPVSGHPSRSGGLSRRQNAALDWVQNNYKVYDYCQDVLRDHSFTPEC